A region of Beijerinckia sp. 28-YEA-48 DNA encodes the following proteins:
- a CDS encoding efflux RND transporter periplasmic adaptor subunit: protein MKRKLLPLLALTLALPLAACNDKKKDQPEIIRPVLSVVIQPRTQSEQGFVGSIEPRISAPLSFRLLGRLIARNVNIGNVVTKGATIASIDPTTLQLQVQAARADLSSAEAQFSNASGNEERQRILLQAKNASQATYDSALQVRDSAKAGVEQAQAALAKAEEQLTYSQLYSDFDGVVTAVGAEVGQVVSAGQMVVTVARSDQRIAVVDIPDQLMSDLAIGAEFNVVLQSASTVKAIGTVYEIAPQADAITRTRRVKLNLTDPPAGFRLGSTVNVTRDVAIKPSILVPLSALVEQDGKTSVWTVDPATSTVALQPIDVANKDGDTVTVGSGIAPGTRVVIAGVHSLKPGQKVKIANVGEQP from the coding sequence ATGAAGAGGAAGCTCCTTCCCCTGCTGGCGTTGACGCTGGCCCTGCCGCTGGCCGCCTGCAACGACAAGAAGAAGGACCAACCTGAGATCATCCGGCCGGTTCTGTCCGTTGTCATTCAGCCGCGCACCCAAAGCGAACAGGGGTTCGTCGGATCGATCGAGCCACGCATCAGCGCCCCCTTATCATTCCGCCTGCTCGGCCGCCTCATCGCGCGTAACGTCAATATCGGCAACGTGGTGACCAAGGGCGCGACGATCGCCTCGATCGATCCGACGACCTTGCAGCTCCAAGTGCAGGCCGCGCGGGCTGACCTGTCCAGTGCCGAGGCGCAGTTCTCCAACGCCTCAGGCAATGAGGAGCGGCAGCGAATTTTGCTCCAAGCCAAGAATGCTTCGCAAGCCACCTATGACTCCGCCTTGCAGGTGCGCGATTCCGCCAAGGCCGGTGTCGAACAGGCGCAAGCAGCCTTGGCCAAAGCCGAAGAACAACTGACCTATTCGCAGCTCTATTCCGACTTCGACGGCGTTGTCACCGCTGTCGGCGCCGAGGTCGGCCAAGTCGTCTCGGCGGGCCAGATGGTGGTGACGGTGGCGCGCTCCGACCAGCGGATCGCCGTGGTCGATATTCCCGATCAGTTGATGAGCGATCTAGCGATTGGCGCGGAGTTCAATGTGGTTTTGCAGTCCGCGTCGACGGTCAAGGCAATCGGCACTGTCTATGAAATCGCGCCGCAAGCCGATGCCATCACGCGAACACGCCGCGTGAAACTCAATCTGACGGACCCGCCAGCGGGATTTCGTCTCGGATCGACAGTCAATGTGACGCGCGATGTCGCCATTAAGCCGTCGATCCTCGTGCCGCTATCGGCATTGGTGGAGCAGGACGGCAAAACATCGGTATGGACCGTCGATCCCGCCACGTCGACGGTTGCCCTGCAGCCGATCGATGTGGCGAACAAGGATGGCGACACGGTCACGGTCGGCAGCGGGATCGCGCCGGGAACGCGTGTGGTGATTGCCGGCGTGCATAGTTTGAAACCAGGCCAAAAAGTGAAGATCGCCAACGTAGGGGAACAGCCGTGA
- a CDS encoding alpha/beta hydrolase, with the protein MSRQTLVLIPGMLNNATVWSEVAPALTDVADVHIPIFSDENTIEAMAETVLASAPPGPLAIAGFSMGGWVAQAVFRQAKDRTTRLAFISSGASPADQKELDTFTRTGNSVPSNFEALLARMFPATVHPSRLEDTALAATAIQMWREVGPITFVQQRQAVVDRPDLRPHLRALDIPVLIACGREDPVCPPAFSQELGALMPSAHIVFVEQCGHLLPFERPDELAGLMRQWLAAKQGITQGERHG; encoded by the coding sequence ATGAGCCGACAGACCCTCGTTCTCATCCCTGGCATGCTCAACAATGCGACGGTGTGGAGCGAGGTCGCGCCCGCCCTCACCGACGTGGCGGATGTACATATCCCGATATTCAGCGATGAAAACACAATCGAAGCCATGGCCGAGACAGTGCTGGCCTCAGCCCCGCCAGGGCCGCTAGCCATCGCCGGCTTTTCCATGGGCGGTTGGGTGGCGCAGGCGGTATTTCGCCAGGCGAAAGATCGCACCACGCGCCTCGCCTTCATCAGTTCAGGCGCAAGCCCGGCTGATCAGAAAGAACTGGACACGTTCACGCGCACCGGCAACAGCGTGCCGAGTAATTTCGAAGCCCTGCTGGCGCGCATGTTCCCGGCAACAGTCCATCCCTCGCGGCTTGAGGACACGGCGCTTGCCGCGACAGCCATTCAGATGTGGCGCGAGGTCGGCCCGATCACTTTCGTGCAGCAGCGCCAGGCTGTCGTCGACCGGCCGGATCTGCGCCCGCATCTGCGCGCTCTCGACATTCCCGTGCTCATCGCCTGCGGGCGTGAGGATCCGGTGTGTCCACCGGCTTTTTCGCAGGAACTCGGCGCTTTGATGCCGTCAGCGCATATTGTCTTCGTCGAGCAATGCGGGCATCTTTTGCCCTTCGAACGTCCAGACGAACTTGCCGGCCTCATGCGGCAGTGGCTCGCGGCCAAGCAAGGTATCACGCAGGGAGAGAGACATGGCTGA
- a CDS encoding acetyl-CoA acetyltransferase produces the protein MAEPIYILGGHQTDFAKAWSREGQDIADMVRVATESALADAALDASAIETIHVGNAFGEAQRRQGHLGAMVAQVVPELWGVPAMRHEGACASSSLATLAAMAEIEAGRYGCALVLGVEELKNLPGDVSSQNQNAAAWQGHEGIDCRFMWPAVFGRLAGEYDRRYGLDRRHLNRIAELNYGNAKRNPNAQTRTWQFNELSFTDDDNANPMIEPGTRRQDCGQITDGATAVILASERVAKDYADRRGIRLESLPRILGWGHRNAGLKFLDKIERSRDSEYIFPHVRQTITDAWQRAGITGVDDLDGIETHDCFTTTEYMAIDHFGITPPGQSWRAVENGDIDMGGRIPINASGGLIGGGHPVGATGARMLLDTARQVTGKAGDTQIDNAKTLATLNIGGSCATVVSFVVGVRD, from the coding sequence ATGGCTGAGCCGATCTATATCCTCGGCGGACATCAGACCGATTTCGCCAAGGCATGGTCGCGCGAAGGCCAGGACATTGCCGACATGGTGCGCGTGGCGACCGAGAGCGCGCTCGCTGACGCCGCGCTTGACGCATCCGCCATCGAGACCATCCATGTCGGCAATGCATTTGGCGAAGCGCAGCGGCGGCAAGGGCATCTGGGCGCCATGGTGGCGCAGGTCGTTCCTGAATTATGGGGCGTGCCGGCCATGCGCCATGAGGGCGCTTGCGCGTCCAGCTCGCTCGCCACGCTCGCCGCCATGGCGGAGATCGAGGCTGGGCGCTACGGCTGCGCGCTGGTGCTCGGCGTCGAGGAATTGAAGAACCTGCCCGGCGATGTCTCGTCGCAGAACCAAAACGCCGCCGCCTGGCAGGGACACGAGGGCATCGACTGCCGCTTCATGTGGCCTGCCGTCTTCGGCCGCCTGGCTGGCGAGTATGACCGGCGCTACGGGCTCGACCGGCGCCATCTCAACCGGATCGCCGAACTCAATTATGGCAATGCCAAGCGCAATCCAAATGCACAGACGCGCACGTGGCAGTTCAACGAACTGAGTTTCACCGATGACGACAATGCCAATCCGATGATCGAGCCCGGCACCCGGCGGCAGGATTGCGGCCAGATCACCGATGGCGCCACGGCGGTGATCCTGGCCTCCGAGCGCGTTGCGAAGGACTATGCGGATCGGCGTGGCATCCGGCTCGAAAGCCTACCGCGCATTCTCGGCTGGGGCCATCGCAATGCCGGCTTGAAATTTCTCGACAAGATCGAACGCAGCCGCGACAGCGAATATATCTTCCCTCATGTGCGCCAGACGATCACCGACGCCTGGCAGCGCGCCGGCATCACCGGCGTCGACGATCTCGATGGCATCGAAACCCATGATTGCTTCACCACGACGGAATATATGGCGATCGACCATTTCGGCATTACGCCGCCCGGCCAAAGCTGGCGCGCGGTGGAGAATGGCGACATCGACATGGGCGGTCGCATTCCGATCAATGCGTCGGGCGGTTTGATCGGCGGCGGCCATCCGGTCGGCGCGACAGGCGCACGCATGCTTCTCGACACGGCGCGGCAAGTGACCGGCAAAGCCGGCGACACCCAGATCGACAATGCCAAGACACTCGCCACGTTGAACATCGGCGGCTCCTGCGCGACGGTGGTGAGCTTCGTGGTCGGCGTCCGCGACTGA
- a CDS encoding efflux RND transporter periplasmic adaptor subunit, with protein MAAVAALALTGCQEKAATSQKQLLRVRAVDATLTDYTPTISLTGVIAARIENPISFRTSGRMAERFVEVGDHVTPGMLLARIDPQEQESDIRSAQAAVDSAQAQVTQTTTTYQRQQTLLNQGFTTRKDYDQAEQAMRVAQSALQSAQTQLQNAKDALGYTELRAEKAGIITARSVETGQVVQAAQTIFTLAEDGDRDAVFNVDEALVASSIPDPQVMVTLLSDPRIKALGTVREVAPVIDSTSGTIRVKVTIPNTPPDMALGAAVAGSTTLRGAQAVLLPWEALFSDRGAPAVWTIDRATRAVTLTPVTVLTYNSGNVAISKGLANGQGVVAAGTQLLRPGQIVEIAQGSAP; from the coding sequence TTGGCGGCCGTCGCGGCATTGGCGCTGACGGGTTGCCAAGAAAAGGCGGCGACCAGCCAAAAGCAACTGCTGCGCGTGCGCGCCGTCGATGCGACGCTAACCGATTATACGCCCACGATCTCCCTGACAGGCGTCATCGCCGCGCGAATCGAAAACCCGATTTCCTTTCGCACCAGCGGCCGCATGGCCGAACGTTTTGTCGAAGTCGGCGATCACGTGACCCCCGGCATGCTGCTCGCCCGTATCGATCCGCAAGAGCAGGAATCGGATATTCGCTCCGCCCAGGCTGCTGTCGACTCGGCCCAGGCGCAGGTGACGCAGACGACCACCACCTACCAGCGTCAGCAAACCCTGCTCAACCAGGGCTTCACCACGCGAAAAGACTATGATCAGGCAGAACAAGCGATGCGCGTCGCGCAAAGCGCTCTGCAATCGGCGCAGACCCAACTGCAAAACGCGAAGGACGCCCTAGGCTATACGGAGTTGCGCGCCGAGAAGGCGGGGATCATCACCGCACGCAGCGTCGAGACCGGACAAGTGGTACAAGCCGCGCAGACCATTTTTACCCTTGCGGAAGACGGGGACCGCGATGCGGTCTTCAATGTCGATGAAGCTCTAGTCGCCTCGTCGATTCCCGATCCGCAGGTCATGGTGACCCTGCTGAGCGACCCACGTATCAAGGCGCTCGGCACCGTGCGCGAGGTGGCGCCGGTGATCGATTCAACGTCGGGCACGATCCGCGTCAAGGTCACCATTCCCAATACGCCCCCGGACATGGCGCTCGGTGCGGCCGTCGCCGGCTCGACCACTTTGCGCGGCGCCCAGGCCGTGCTGCTGCCGTGGGAGGCTTTGTTCTCGGACAGGGGCGCGCCGGCGGTCTGGACCATCGACAGGGCGACGCGCGCCGTGACGCTGACGCCTGTTACCGTGCTCACCTATAACTCCGGCAATGTCGCCATCAGCAAGGGGTTGGCCAACGGACAGGGCGTGGTGGCGGCCGGCACGCAACTGCTGCGGCCAGGCCAGATCGTCGAGATCGCACAAGGAAGCGCGCCATGA
- a CDS encoding class I adenylate-forming enzyme family protein has product MTAQRFREAGWWPDTTLDDQLFRHMRERPQQEAIVDPPNRAEIDGQPPARLTWADFGDAVSRLTAALARNGIGADDVLVAQMANTWEIIALYFAAARLGAIVSPVPTQYRERDVGYVVEHVRARALIVTPRIGRHDFTAMASAIAKAASIRLFTIGDSSESGIDLTAEMEKDVGEYTAVSPAHADDIVCLCWTSGSEGRPKGVARSHSQWLAIAPMIVESANLQPGCRILNGRPVVTIGAMTATLSPWLQLGGTLVNHHPFSLDVFIDQIFNEAIDFTGCAPAMLVKMAEHPAMQSRRDLGRLRTISSGSAQLPAHLIRLYRDRFGVDLLNVFGSTEGTMLASTPQDMPNPEDRAAYFPRYGADRCWQLSLAQGIESLLKDPETGKLIEVPGKPGELHHRGPFTFLGYFNAPELSEAAFDTEGFARTGDLFEIAGDRQQYYRFVGRLKDIIVRGGMNISTAEVEALVVSHPAVLEVAAVGVPDAALGEKVAIAVVFRDGATASLAEINTFLREACGIALFKQPEHLIGLEALPRTAVGKVDKIALRKMVADGVYATGPRA; this is encoded by the coding sequence GTGACCGCTCAGCGCTTCCGCGAGGCTGGATGGTGGCCGGACACGACTCTCGACGATCAGCTTTTCCGCCATATGCGCGAACGGCCGCAACAGGAAGCCATTGTCGACCCGCCTAATCGCGCCGAGATCGACGGGCAACCGCCAGCGCGGCTGACCTGGGCTGATTTCGGCGACGCCGTCTCCCGCCTTACCGCTGCCTTGGCGCGCAACGGCATCGGCGCCGACGATGTTCTGGTGGCCCAGATGGCCAATACCTGGGAGATCATCGCGCTTTATTTCGCGGCGGCGCGGCTCGGCGCCATCGTCTCGCCAGTGCCGACGCAATATCGCGAGCGCGATGTCGGCTATGTGGTCGAGCACGTGCGGGCCCGGGCATTGATCGTCACGCCGCGCATCGGCCGACACGATTTCACCGCGATGGCGTCTGCCATCGCCAAGGCTGCATCGATTAGGCTTTTTACGATCGGCGACAGCAGCGAATCTGGCATCGATCTCACAGCGGAGATGGAGAAAGACGTAGGAGAGTATACCGCAGTATCGCCGGCCCATGCCGACGATATCGTCTGCCTGTGCTGGACCTCGGGCAGCGAGGGCCGACCGAAGGGCGTGGCGCGCAGTCATTCGCAATGGCTCGCCATCGCGCCGATGATCGTGGAATCGGCCAATCTTCAGCCCGGCTGTCGCATTCTCAATGGACGACCGGTCGTTACCATTGGCGCGATGACGGCAACTTTGTCGCCCTGGCTGCAGCTCGGCGGCACGCTGGTCAATCATCATCCGTTTTCGCTGGATGTCTTCATCGACCAGATTTTCAACGAAGCCATCGACTTCACCGGCTGCGCGCCGGCCATGCTGGTCAAAATGGCGGAACATCCTGCGATGCAGAGCCGACGCGATCTCGGCCGACTGCGCACCATCAGCTCGGGCTCGGCACAATTGCCGGCGCATCTGATCCGGCTCTATCGCGATCGCTTCGGTGTCGATCTCCTCAATGTTTTCGGTTCGACCGAAGGGACGATGCTGGCCAGTACGCCCCAAGACATGCCCAACCCCGAGGATCGTGCCGCCTATTTCCCGCGCTATGGCGCGGATCGCTGCTGGCAGCTGTCTCTGGCGCAGGGGATTGAGAGTCTGCTGAAAGATCCAGAGACGGGGAAGCTGATCGAGGTGCCGGGGAAACCCGGCGAATTGCACCACCGTGGCCCTTTCACCTTCTTGGGCTATTTCAACGCCCCGGAACTCTCCGAAGCGGCCTTTGACACGGAAGGTTTTGCCCGCACGGGCGATCTGTTCGAGATCGCTGGCGATCGGCAGCAATATTACCGTTTCGTCGGCCGCCTGAAGGATATCATCGTGCGCGGCGGCATGAACATTTCCACGGCGGAGGTGGAGGCGCTGGTGGTATCGCATCCGGCAGTTCTGGAAGTGGCCGCGGTCGGCGTGCCCGATGCGGCGTTGGGCGAAAAGGTCGCGATCGCCGTGGTCTTCCGCGACGGCGCCACCGCCTCGCTGGCGGAGATCAACACGTTTCTGCGCGAAGCCTGCGGCATTGCCCTCTTTAAACAGCCCGAGCATCTGATCGGCCTTGAGGCGCTGCCGCGCACGGCCGTCGGTAAAGTGGACAAGATCGCGTTGCGCAAAATGGTCGCTGACGGAGTTTACGCCACAGGACCACGGGCATGA
- a CDS encoding efflux RND transporter permease subunit gives MKGFNLSEWALDHRSMIWYFMLVFTLAGVFSYLNLGREEDPAFTIKTMLIQANWPGASINDQVTQVTDRIEKKLEELDTLDYSRSITTPGQSVIFVNLKADTPAAKVRPTWVEVRNMINDIRANFPQGVQGPFFNDRFGDVYGNIYAFTSDGVTPRQLRDYVEIARSRILTVPNAGKVDLIGAQDEAIYLEFSTRQTAALGLNQQQVIQSLQAQNAITPSGVIQSGPERIIVRVSGQFTSEDSLKDINLRVNNRFFRLTDVATVRRGYIDPPTAIFRFNGQDAIGLAIGMKPGANLLKFGEALSAEMKLITAELPIGVGVHLVADQPQVVEEAVSGFTRALFEAVIIVLAVSFISLGVRAGMVVALSIPLVLAITFVVMEYMGISLQRISLGALIIALGLLVDDAMIAVEMMVTRLELGDSLRKAATFVYTSTAFPMLTGTLVTVAGFIPIGLNSSSAGEYTFTLFVVLAVSLLVSWVVAVIFSPLIGITLLPETMKKHSHEPGRFHKLFSRALIWSVRNHWITIAATILLFLASLVGMRLVQQQFFPSSDRPELIVDWNLLQSSSIAETRAQMERFEAIALKGDPDIDHWSTYIGQGAGRFVLSFDVQQPNPYFGQIVIVAKSYEARRQLQPRLEKIAREQFVGTDVLVKTLELGPPVGRPIQYRISGPDIETVRSLAMSFAGAIDGNRNLSLLTYDWIEPARVVRVDVMQDKARQLGISSQDIAQSLNSIVGGVTITQVLDHTYLINVIGRSQASERGSLETLQNLQIPAGNGESIPLAAIARLQYSLEQPTIMRRGRLPTITVKAGVVGAVQPDTVVKELEPIVRAFREKLAPGYAVDIAGTAEESAKSQGPIAAVVPLMLFVMATILMIQLQSFQRLFLVVAVAPLGLIGVVAALVPSGAPLGFVAILGVLALIGILIRNSVILLMQIEELVAEGIDKWTAVIEASEHRMRPIALTAAAASLALIPIAREVFWGPMAYAMMGGIIAGTVITLLFLPALYVAWFRIKEPPRPAEAETNPPPLPEGSVSHAQAL, from the coding sequence GTGAAAGGGTTTAACCTCTCCGAATGGGCGCTCGATCACCGTTCGATGATCTGGTATTTCATGCTGGTCTTCACGCTGGCCGGCGTCTTCTCTTATCTCAACCTCGGCCGCGAGGAAGATCCAGCCTTCACCATCAAGACAATGCTCATCCAGGCGAACTGGCCTGGCGCTTCAATCAACGATCAGGTCACGCAGGTGACCGATCGCATCGAAAAGAAGCTCGAAGAGCTCGACACGCTCGACTACTCCCGCTCCATCACCACGCCGGGCCAGTCGGTTATCTTCGTCAATCTGAAAGCGGATACCCCGGCCGCCAAGGTGCGGCCGACCTGGGTCGAAGTCCGCAATATGATCAACGACATTCGGGCCAATTTCCCGCAAGGGGTGCAAGGTCCGTTCTTCAACGACCGGTTCGGCGACGTCTATGGCAATATCTACGCCTTCACCTCGGACGGGGTGACGCCCCGGCAATTGCGCGACTATGTCGAGATCGCGCGCTCGCGCATTCTGACGGTTCCCAATGCCGGCAAGGTCGACCTGATCGGCGCGCAGGACGAAGCGATCTATCTGGAATTCTCAACGCGCCAGACCGCCGCGCTTGGCCTCAACCAGCAGCAGGTGATCCAGAGCCTGCAGGCGCAGAACGCGATCACCCCATCGGGCGTCATTCAATCTGGCCCTGAGCGCATCATCGTGCGGGTTTCCGGCCAGTTCACGTCGGAAGACAGCCTCAAGGACATCAATCTGCGGGTCAACAACCGCTTTTTCCGCCTGACCGATGTGGCAACGGTACGGCGCGGCTATATCGATCCGCCGACGGCGATCTTTCGATTCAACGGCCAGGATGCGATCGGCCTCGCCATCGGCATGAAGCCCGGCGCCAATCTGCTGAAATTCGGCGAGGCGTTATCGGCAGAGATGAAACTGATCACCGCCGAGCTGCCGATCGGCGTTGGCGTGCATCTGGTGGCCGATCAGCCGCAGGTGGTGGAAGAAGCGGTGTCGGGCTTTACACGCGCCCTCTTCGAAGCCGTGATCATCGTGCTGGCCGTCAGTTTTATCAGCCTGGGCGTGCGCGCCGGCATGGTGGTGGCGCTGTCGATCCCGCTGGTGCTCGCCATCACCTTCGTGGTGATGGAATATATGGGCATTTCGCTGCAGCGCATTTCGCTCGGCGCGCTGATCATCGCGCTTGGTCTCCTCGTCGACGATGCGATGATCGCCGTGGAGATGATGGTCACCCGGCTGGAGCTGGGGGATTCACTGCGTAAAGCTGCGACGTTCGTCTATACGTCCACGGCCTTTCCGATGCTCACCGGCACGCTGGTCACCGTCGCCGGCTTCATTCCGATCGGGCTCAATTCGAGCAGCGCCGGCGAATATACCTTTACTCTGTTCGTTGTGCTGGCCGTTTCCCTGCTCGTCTCTTGGGTTGTCGCGGTGATTTTCTCGCCTCTGATCGGCATCACCCTGCTGCCGGAGACGATGAAGAAGCACTCTCACGAACCCGGCCGGTTCCATAAACTGTTTTCCAGGGCGTTGATCTGGTCCGTGCGCAACCATTGGATCACGATCGCCGCCACGATCTTGCTCTTTCTAGCGTCGCTCGTCGGCATGCGGCTGGTGCAGCAACAGTTCTTCCCCTCCTCCGACCGCCCGGAACTGATCGTCGACTGGAATTTACTGCAGAGCAGCTCCATCGCCGAAACGCGCGCCCAGATGGAACGCTTCGAGGCGATAGCCTTGAAGGGCGATCCCGATATCGATCACTGGAGCACCTATATCGGCCAAGGCGCCGGACGCTTCGTGCTGTCCTTCGACGTCCAGCAGCCAAACCCCTATTTCGGCCAGATCGTCATCGTCGCCAAGAGCTATGAGGCGCGCCGCCAGTTGCAGCCGCGGCTGGAAAAAATCGCGCGGGAGCAATTCGTCGGCACCGACGTGCTGGTCAAAACGCTGGAGCTGGGGCCGCCCGTCGGCCGGCCGATTCAATATCGCATCAGCGGTCCCGACATCGAGACAGTGCGCTCGCTCGCCATGAGCTTCGCTGGCGCTATCGATGGCAATAGGAACCTGAGCCTTCTGACCTACGATTGGATCGAGCCGGCGCGGGTCGTGCGCGTCGATGTCATGCAGGACAAGGCGCGCCAGCTCGGCATTTCCTCGCAGGATATCGCCCAGTCGCTCAACAGCATCGTCGGCGGCGTGACGATCACCCAGGTGCTCGACCACACTTATCTCATCAATGTGATCGGCCGCTCGCAAGCGAGCGAACGCGGTTCACTGGAGACCCTGCAAAATCTGCAGATTCCAGCCGGCAACGGCGAGTCGATCCCGCTCGCGGCGATCGCGCGGCTGCAATACAGCCTGGAGCAGCCCACCATCATGCGGCGCGGCCGGTTGCCGACGATCACAGTCAAGGCCGGCGTCGTTGGCGCGGTGCAGCCCGATACGGTGGTGAAGGAACTCGAGCCAATCGTGCGGGCTTTCCGCGAGAAACTGGCGCCCGGATATGCGGTAGACATCGCCGGCACCGCCGAGGAGAGCGCCAAGAGCCAGGGGCCAATCGCCGCCGTCGTACCGCTCATGCTGTTCGTCATGGCGACGATCCTGATGATCCAGCTGCAGAGCTTCCAGCGCCTGTTCCTGGTGGTCGCCGTGGCGCCGCTCGGGTTGATCGGTGTTGTCGCAGCCCTGGTGCCTTCCGGCGCCCCTCTGGGTTTCGTGGCCATTCTGGGCGTGCTGGCTTTGATCGGCATCCTGATCCGCAATTCGGTGATCCTGCTCATGCAGATCGAGGAATTGGTCGCGGAGGGCATCGATAAATGGACCGCCGTCATCGAGGCGTCGGAACATAGAATGCGCCCAATCGCTCTGACGGCGGCGGCAGCCAGCCTGGCGCTTATTCCCATCGCGCGCGAAGTGTTCTGGGGACCAATGGCCTATGCCATGATGGGCGGCATTATCGCCGGCACCGTGATCACACTCTTGTTCCTGCCGGCTCTCTATGTCGCCTGGTTCCGCATCAAGGAGCCGCCGCGGCCGGCGGAGGCCGAGACGAACCCGCCGCCCCTGCCGGAAGGGAGCGTCAGCCACGCCCAAGCGTTGTAA
- a CDS encoding VOC family protein: protein MRYLHTMVRVADIDTSLDFYCNKLGLVEVRRIESERGRFTLIFLAAPQDAEAAKVNQAPLVELTYNWDPEAYAGGRNFGHLAYQVDDIYAVCDKLMKAGVTINRPPRDGRMAFIRSPDNISIELLQSGAELPPAEPWTSMPNTGVW, encoded by the coding sequence ATGCGCTATTTGCACACGATGGTTCGCGTCGCCGACATCGACACCTCGCTCGATTTCTACTGCAACAAGCTGGGGCTGGTGGAAGTGCGCCGGATCGAGAGCGAGCGCGGACGTTTCACCCTGATCTTCCTGGCGGCTCCGCAGGATGCCGAGGCGGCCAAGGTTAATCAGGCGCCGCTGGTCGAACTGACCTACAATTGGGACCCGGAAGCCTATGCGGGCGGCCGCAATTTCGGTCATCTCGCCTATCAGGTCGATGATATCTATGCGGTCTGTGACAAATTGATGAAGGCTGGCGTCACGATTAATCGTCCGCCGCGCGATGGCCGGATGGCTTTCATCCGCTCGCCCGACAATATTTCCATTGAACTCTTGCAGAGCGGCGCCGAATTGCCGCCGGCCGAGCCGTGGACTTCGATGCCCAATACCGGCGTCTGGTAG
- a CDS encoding heme-binding protein, which yields MSDLTLAQAQTIVHDALAHARQGKFNALAIVVLDARGALKASAAEDGTSLMRWKVAFGKAYGAVAWGAGSKRIEKLAADRPQFFNGVAHLADGGILPVGGGVLIRDKDNRILGAVGVSGDTSDNDELAASTGIAAAGLVADGG from the coding sequence ATGTCAGACCTTACGCTCGCTCAAGCCCAGACCATAGTCCACGACGCGCTCGCCCATGCCCGCCAGGGTAAGTTCAATGCCCTCGCCATTGTCGTGCTTGACGCGCGCGGCGCGCTCAAGGCCAGCGCGGCCGAGGATGGCACCAGCCTGATGCGTTGGAAGGTCGCCTTCGGCAAAGCTTACGGCGCGGTCGCCTGGGGCGCCGGCAGCAAGCGTATCGAGAAGCTGGCGGCCGATCGCCCGCAATTTTTTAACGGCGTCGCTCATCTGGCCGACGGCGGCATCCTGCCGGTCGGCGGTGGCGTGCTGATCCGCGACAAGGACAATCGTATTCTCGGCGCCGTCGGCGTTTCCGGTGACACGTCTGACAACGACGAGCTGGCCGCTTCAACCGGCATCGCCGCAGCAGGTCTTGTCGCCGACGGCGGCTAA